A DNA window from Bacillus oleivorans contains the following coding sequences:
- the ehuA gene encoding ectoine/hydroxyectoine ABC transporter ATP-binding protein EhuA — protein sequence MKKHPEKNIGNPLVRYDNVTKKFGNTQVLKGLNLDIKPGEKVALIGPSGSGKTTIIRMLMTLEKPTSGVIKIGEELLWHKVVNGKLVEADEKHLRKMRSDIGMVFQHFNLFPHMTILRNVTEAPIHVLGLSKEEARERAVDMLTKVGLGEKLDAYPEQLSGGQKQRVAIARAVVMQPKIMLFDEVTSALDPELVGEVLQVIKELAQETDMAMVLVTHEMDFARDVADRVVFLNNGQIEEEGSPEEIFGSPKSERLQAFLSRFLKS from the coding sequence ATGAAAAAACATCCTGAGAAAAATATAGGCAACCCATTAGTACGATATGATAATGTAACGAAAAAATTTGGTAATACCCAAGTTTTAAAAGGGTTGAATTTAGACATTAAACCTGGTGAAAAAGTAGCGCTGATCGGTCCAAGCGGATCAGGAAAAACCACCATTATCCGAATGCTGATGACTCTGGAAAAACCAACATCTGGAGTAATTAAGATAGGTGAAGAACTGCTTTGGCACAAAGTAGTGAACGGGAAGCTTGTTGAGGCCGATGAAAAACATTTGCGAAAAATGCGGTCAGACATTGGGATGGTCTTTCAGCACTTTAATCTCTTTCCCCATATGACTATTTTAAGAAACGTAACAGAGGCACCGATCCATGTACTTGGTCTTTCCAAAGAGGAAGCCCGTGAAAGAGCGGTTGACATGCTGACAAAAGTCGGGCTTGGTGAAAAACTCGATGCTTATCCGGAACAGCTCTCAGGCGGCCAAAAACAGCGGGTTGCGATTGCCCGGGCTGTTGTCATGCAGCCGAAGATTATGTTATTTGACGAAGTCACTTCAGCCCTTGACCCTGAACTAGTAGGCGAAGTTCTGCAGGTGATCAAGGAGCTCGCACAGGAAACGGACATGGCAATGGTCCTCGTCACTCATGAAATGGATTTTGCGCGTGACGTTGCAGACAGAGTTGTCTTCTTAAATAATGGGCAAATCGAAGAAGAAGGCAGTCCGGAAGAAATCTTTGGCAGCCCGAAAAGTGAAAGACTTCAGGCGTTTTTGAGCCGATTCTTAAAATCATAG
- a CDS encoding TRAP transporter permease produces the protein MSENMSENMSEITKEQQEELLQKYDAESNTRRLTGIAAKVVFFGLIAFSLFQLYTGYFGQLTAYIQRTVHLGFALALIFLLFPARRKGNKRKIAWYDYVLALIAIAVSAYWPLFYKTLVQQIGQIDTAQMIVGGLAILLVLEATRRAVGLPITIIASIFLIYAIFGQSMPGMLAHRGLDLNQLIKTMFFTTEGILGTPLQVSSTYIFLFLLFGSFLVQTGVGNYFNDLAITIAGRRIGGPAKVAIFSSALQGTISGSSVANVVTTGSYTIPLMKRMGYRKEFAGAVEAAASTGGQIMPPIMGAAAFLMIEFAGVGYWEIAKAATIPALLYFSGIWIMTHFEAKRTGLLGLPKEEIPNKKEIFKKLYLLTPILAIIWFLFIGVSIERTALYGIGITILVSLFRKDTRITPPKFIAALVDGARTALGVAAATACAGIIVGVVTKTGLGLKLGNSLVSLAASMADNPNVILFLTLFFTMIASIILGMGAPTTANYIITSTIALPAILALNSQLEVAIPVLAAHMFVFYFGIVADITPPVALAAFAASGISGGEPIKTGVNASKLAIAAFIIPYMFIYQPQLLMIDATVLQIVWIIFTAITGMIAIGAGLIGFWYQKLNWIVRIISVLTGLLLIYPEKYSDYIGLGMFIVLVAVQLVFNKDKGSSQKASVEA, from the coding sequence ATGAGTGAAAACATGAGTGAAAACATGAGTGAAATTACAAAAGAGCAACAGGAAGAATTATTACAGAAATATGATGCAGAATCCAATACTCGCAGACTGACAGGAATCGCAGCGAAAGTCGTGTTTTTTGGTTTAATTGCGTTTTCTCTGTTTCAGCTGTATACAGGTTATTTCGGGCAATTAACTGCCTATATTCAAAGAACCGTTCACTTAGGGTTTGCGTTAGCACTTATCTTTCTGCTATTTCCGGCGAGAAGAAAAGGGAATAAACGAAAGATTGCCTGGTATGATTATGTATTGGCATTAATTGCAATTGCTGTCAGTGCTTATTGGCCATTGTTCTATAAAACGCTTGTCCAGCAAATTGGTCAAATCGACACAGCGCAAATGATTGTCGGCGGATTGGCGATCTTACTCGTATTGGAAGCAACAAGACGTGCAGTAGGTTTACCAATTACGATTATCGCATCAATCTTCCTCATTTATGCGATATTTGGCCAATCGATGCCAGGGATGCTGGCTCATCGGGGATTAGATTTAAACCAATTAATTAAAACGATGTTTTTTACAACTGAGGGTATTTTAGGTACTCCTTTACAGGTATCCTCTACTTATATATTCCTATTCTTACTATTTGGATCGTTCCTTGTCCAAACAGGAGTCGGAAACTATTTCAATGATTTAGCGATTACGATAGCTGGACGCCGCATTGGGGGACCTGCTAAAGTGGCGATTTTCTCAAGTGCGCTTCAAGGTACAATATCTGGAAGCTCAGTAGCAAATGTTGTGACAACGGGTTCATATACGATTCCATTAATGAAACGAATGGGGTATCGTAAGGAATTCGCAGGAGCTGTCGAAGCGGCTGCTTCCACTGGGGGACAAATTATGCCTCCGATTATGGGTGCTGCGGCATTCCTTATGATTGAGTTTGCTGGAGTTGGATATTGGGAAATCGCTAAGGCCGCGACAATACCTGCGCTTCTTTATTTTTCGGGAATTTGGATTATGACCCACTTTGAAGCAAAACGTACCGGTTTATTGGGATTACCAAAAGAAGAAATACCGAATAAAAAAGAGATATTCAAAAAGCTGTATTTATTAACCCCAATTTTAGCCATTATTTGGTTCCTATTTATAGGTGTTAGTATTGAGCGGACGGCTTTATATGGAATTGGGATAACGATCTTAGTTAGTTTATTTAGAAAAGATACGAGAATTACCCCACCTAAGTTTATTGCAGCGTTAGTTGATGGTGCCCGTACAGCATTAGGGGTAGCTGCTGCAACAGCCTGTGCCGGTATAATCGTAGGTGTAGTAACGAAAACGGGATTAGGTCTTAAATTGGGGAATAGTCTAGTAAGCTTAGCGGCTTCTATGGCAGATAATCCAAATGTAATCTTATTCCTAACGTTATTCTTTACAATGATTGCATCCATTATCTTAGGTATGGGTGCTCCAACCACAGCTAATTATATCATCACGTCAACCATTGCTTTACCAGCTATTCTGGCACTGAATAGTCAGCTTGAAGTGGCGATCCCTGTACTGGCAGCCCATATGTTTGTTTTCTATTTTGGTATAGTTGCGGATATTACACCTCCTGTAGCATTAGCTGCCTTTGCTGCGAGCGGAATATCCGGCGGGGAACCTATTAAAACAGGTGTCAATGCTTCTAAACTGGCGATCGCAGCATTCATCATTCCATATATGTTCATCTATCAGCCACAATTATTGATGATTGATGCGACCGTTTTACAAATTGTATGGATTATATTTACAGCCATTACCGGGATGATCGCAATCGGTGCAGGATTAATCGGATTCTGGTATCAAAAATTAAATTGGATTGTCAGAATCATAAGTGTTCTAACCGGCCTATTATTAATTTATCCAGAAAAGTATTCAGATTATATTGGTTTAGGAATGTTCATCGTTCTAGTTGCCGTTCAATTAGTATTTAATAAAGATAAAGGCTCCAGTCAAAAAGCATCAGTTGAAGCCTAA
- a CDS encoding DUF1850 domain-containing protein — MKHIIRKKLLIIIPLIAFILFFVLVVPFRTALVFYKENTEKIQAYLPINQGDTFQIIWKHSIHLTDVAEKYKVIENHEINQYEIVYEHFGIGMPSNAGEGETFVYEDGKYHIKGIDTVFPAMNIRNGKTVSEHRLVWGESDEHMVEFNDYFEPGAWYTVKVDQLSLWQYLKGVKIHE, encoded by the coding sequence ATGAAACACATAATAAGAAAAAAACTGCTCATCATTATCCCCCTCATAGCTTTTATCCTATTCTTTGTCCTTGTCGTTCCTTTCCGGACAGCCCTAGTATTCTATAAAGAAAACACAGAGAAAATTCAAGCCTATCTCCCGATCAATCAGGGAGATACCTTTCAGATTATTTGGAAGCATTCGATTCATTTAACCGATGTAGCAGAAAAATATAAGGTTATAGAGAATCATGAAATTAATCAGTATGAAATCGTTTACGAACATTTTGGAATAGGGATGCCTTCTAACGCAGGGGAAGGGGAAACGTTTGTATATGAAGATGGGAAGTATCATATAAAAGGGATAGATACGGTATTCCCGGCTATGAATATTCGAAATGGAAAAACGGTTTCGGAACATCGGCTTGTATGGGGAGAAAGTGATGAACACATGGTCGAGTTCAATGATTATTTCGAACCTGGCGCATGGTATACAGTAAAAGTCGATCAATTATCCCTATGGCAGTATTTGAAAGGAGTGAAAATCCATGAGTGA
- a CDS encoding TAXI family TRAP transporter solute-binding subunit codes for MKRKNVLLSFVMLLTVSLFLAACGSSGGNGGSGDGDGAEKPQFLSMLTGGTSGTYYPLGGELSKIITDETGIETTANSSNASADNMAALAAGDAELAFTQTDVASNAIEGINSFEGKAIDNVLAIGSLYPETIQIVTSADSGIESVEDLKGKTVSVGAPGSGTYVNAEQILEAHGLSIEDDIEAQNLDFGESTGGIQDGTIDAAFITAGTPTGAVEGLSATVDVKIVPIAEDKIEELVAEFPYYAKDVIPAGTYGLEEDVTTVAVLAMLVVTDSLSEDVVYDITKAIYENTDKISHAKGEFIKKESALNGVGIDLHPGAEKYFKEAGILE; via the coding sequence GTGAAAAGAAAGAACGTATTGCTATCATTCGTGATGCTATTAACTGTTTCTTTATTTTTAGCAGCGTGCGGGTCTTCAGGAGGAAACGGCGGATCCGGAGATGGAGATGGAGCTGAAAAACCTCAATTCCTAAGCATGCTAACTGGTGGAACCAGCGGAACATACTATCCGCTTGGTGGAGAATTATCAAAAATTATTACGGATGAAACTGGGATTGAAACAACGGCAAACTCTTCAAATGCATCTGCTGACAACATGGCTGCATTAGCTGCAGGCGATGCTGAGCTTGCATTTACACAAACGGATGTTGCTTCCAATGCCATTGAAGGGATCAACTCTTTCGAAGGCAAAGCAATTGATAATGTACTAGCAATTGGCTCACTATACCCTGAGACAATTCAAATCGTAACATCTGCAGATTCTGGAATCGAATCTGTTGAGGATTTGAAAGGAAAAACTGTTTCAGTAGGTGCGCCTGGTTCCGGTACTTATGTCAATGCTGAACAAATTCTGGAAGCACACGGTTTGTCAATAGAAGACGATATCGAAGCGCAAAATCTTGATTTCGGCGAATCAACTGGCGGAATTCAAGACGGTACAATCGATGCTGCCTTTATTACAGCCGGAACACCAACTGGAGCTGTCGAAGGTCTGTCAGCAACAGTAGATGTGAAAATCGTTCCTATTGCGGAAGATAAAATTGAAGAATTAGTTGCAGAATTCCCGTACTATGCAAAAGATGTTATTCCAGCTGGCACGTATGGACTAGAAGAGGATGTAACAACAGTAGCAGTTCTAGCCATGCTAGTTGTAACTGACAGTCTTTCTGAAGATGTCGTCTATGATATTACTAAAGCAATCTATGAAAATACAGATAAAATCTCACATGCTAAAGGTGAGTTTATTAAGAAAGAATCAGCACTTAACGGAGTTGGAATTGACCTGCATCCAGGTGCTGAGAAATATTTCAAAGAGGCTGGAATTTTAGAGTAG
- a CDS encoding phosphatidylglycerophosphatase A family protein gives MGKGRVHSQEITKAARQKLEERGVTIEAIATIVYEMQAPYYPALSMNECVDSVEMVLKKREIQHAILVGVELDQLAEKGMLSEPLQSIVAADEGLFGVDETIALGASLGYGSIAVTTFGHLDKNKIGIIKELDTKNGNGVHTFLDDMVASIAANASSRLAHKLRDEEEALTEQEKRKLQEEELIG, from the coding sequence ATGGGAAAAGGGAGAGTACATAGTCAGGAAATTACAAAAGCAGCACGTCAGAAATTAGAAGAACGCGGAGTCACCATTGAAGCCATTGCCACAATTGTATATGAAATGCAAGCTCCATACTACCCAGCACTATCAATGAATGAATGTGTAGATAGTGTTGAAATGGTTCTCAAGAAAAGAGAAATTCAGCATGCAATCCTTGTTGGAGTAGAGTTAGATCAGTTAGCCGAAAAAGGAATGCTATCAGAACCTTTGCAATCGATAGTAGCGGCGGATGAGGGTTTATTTGGTGTGGATGAAACAATTGCACTCGGAGCTTCTCTCGGATACGGAAGTATAGCTGTTACTACCTTTGGCCATCTGGACAAAAATAAAATCGGAATTATTAAAGAGCTGGATACTAAAAATGGAAATGGCGTCCATACCTTTTTAGATGACATGGTAGCCAGTATTGCAGCGAATGCATCATCACGCCTTGCCCATAAATTACGTGATGAGGAAGAGGCACTTACAGAACAGGAAAAAAGAAAGCTTCAAGAAGAAGAATTGATTGGTTAA
- a CDS encoding alpha/beta hydrolase, giving the protein MGTNQGTIEDYSLFSQELQEEIPLLIYKPSHFSTLYKYSVLIVQDGKDYFQMGRIGRTADLLYTEGKIENLIIVGIPYRNVEDRRTKYHPNGGKQQSYIRFLAHELVPFIDNHFPTYQVGSGRALGGDSLGATVSLMAALKYPNIFGKMLLHSPYVDEKVFNVVENFDQPHLVNLYHVIGKQETEVKMTNGEIMDFLQTNRELHDLIEAKAIQNFYDEFDGNHTWKYWQPDLKRALQIMFAKHETAG; this is encoded by the coding sequence ATGGGGACAAACCAAGGAACAATAGAGGATTACAGTCTTTTTAGCCAAGAATTACAAGAAGAAATTCCTTTGCTGATTTATAAACCTTCTCACTTTTCAACACTTTATAAATATTCAGTTCTTATTGTACAGGATGGAAAAGACTATTTTCAAATGGGAAGGATCGGAAGAACAGCTGACCTCTTATATACTGAGGGAAAAATAGAAAACTTAATTATTGTTGGAATTCCGTATCGGAATGTTGAGGACCGCAGAACAAAATATCATCCCAACGGTGGAAAACAACAGAGCTATATTAGATTTTTAGCGCATGAATTAGTACCTTTTATAGACAATCATTTTCCAACTTACCAGGTTGGGTCTGGAAGAGCACTTGGCGGAGATTCTTTAGGCGCAACCGTGTCACTGATGGCAGCCCTTAAATATCCGAATATTTTTGGTAAGATGCTGTTACATTCCCCTTATGTTGATGAAAAAGTATTCAATGTTGTAGAAAATTTCGATCAGCCCCACTTAGTCAATCTTTACCATGTGATTGGAAAACAAGAAACTGAGGTAAAAATGACGAATGGGGAAATCATGGATTTCTTACAGACTAATCGTGAGCTTCATGATTTAATTGAAGCAAAGGCAATTCAAAATTTTTATGATGAATTTGATGGAAATCATACATGGAAGTATTGGCAGCCCGATTTAAAAAGAGCCTTACAAATAATGTTCGCAAAACATGAAACAGCAGGCTAA
- a CDS encoding YjcG family protein, whose translation MKYGIVIFPSKKLQDFANSYRKRYDPHYALIPPHLTLKNAFEADDEKVKEISEKLEELSNQYEPFPLKINKVSSFQPVNNVIYLKCEPNDTLTGLHNDLHTNFFGPEAEYAFVPHITIGQKLSDAEHSDVYSAIRMLDVKFEETVDRFHLLYQLENGSWTVYETFRLGREE comes from the coding sequence ATGAAATACGGTATTGTCATTTTCCCATCAAAAAAACTGCAGGATTTTGCTAATTCCTATCGGAAGCGCTATGACCCGCACTATGCACTGATTCCGCCACATTTGACTCTTAAAAACGCATTTGAAGCGGATGATGAAAAAGTAAAAGAAATCTCAGAAAAGTTAGAAGAACTCTCCAATCAGTATGAACCGTTTCCTTTAAAGATCAATAAAGTCAGCTCTTTTCAGCCTGTAAATAATGTTATTTATCTGAAGTGTGAACCGAATGATACCCTTACTGGCCTCCATAATGATTTACATACAAATTTTTTTGGACCGGAAGCTGAATATGCTTTTGTTCCACATATTACAATCGGTCAAAAATTATCTGATGCCGAGCACTCAGATGTGTATAGTGCGATAAGAATGCTGGATGTTAAATTTGAAGAAACTGTTGACCGTTTTCATCTGTTGTATCAGCTGGAAAATGGTTCGTGGACTGTATACGAAACATTCAGATTAGGGAGAGAAGAATAA
- a CDS encoding GNAT family N-acetyltransferase: MEVRTVKTTEELQDAFTIRKKVFVEEQGVPIEEEIDQFDDTATHFVLYHNHSPAGAGRFRILDGIGKVERICVDSSLRGLGGGKAIMSKIEDYAKEQGITALKLNAQTHAIPFYESLGYNVDSDEFMDAGIPHKTMKKYI, translated from the coding sequence GTGGAAGTAAGGACTGTTAAGACAACTGAAGAATTACAAGATGCATTTACGATCAGAAAGAAAGTATTTGTTGAAGAACAAGGAGTTCCCATCGAAGAAGAAATTGATCAATTTGATGATACGGCAACCCATTTCGTCCTGTACCATAACCACTCTCCAGCAGGTGCAGGCCGTTTCCGGATTTTAGACGGGATAGGAAAAGTCGAACGGATTTGCGTTGATTCCTCCTTACGCGGACTTGGCGGCGGAAAAGCGATTATGAGCAAAATTGAGGACTATGCAAAAGAACAAGGGATTACTGCATTAAAACTTAATGCACAAACACATGCCATCCCTTTCTACGAGTCACTTGGGTATAATGTAGATTCTGATGAATTTATGGATGCAGGGATTCCGCATAAAACCATGAAAAAATACATTTAA
- a CDS encoding DUF421 domain-containing protein: MDFLKIAFELVVGYIALFALTKILGKTQITQITAFDFISALVLGELVGNAVFDKDIGVREILFAVSCWCVLIFATEMATQKFKRVRKLLEGEPSIIIHKGKIVYNQLKKNHLDINQLQHLLRSKDIFSIRECEYALLETDGTVSAIKKSDFATPTRNDLSLPSQEIGLPITLVIDGEAIYDNLNAISKDLDWLKNELKQQGIPDIKNVLYAEWEKEKALHIQTY; encoded by the coding sequence ATGGACTTCCTAAAAATTGCCTTTGAACTGGTGGTGGGGTACATTGCCCTGTTTGCCCTTACCAAGATCTTAGGTAAAACACAAATTACCCAAATTACGGCATTCGACTTTATATCTGCTCTAGTTCTTGGGGAGCTGGTTGGAAATGCAGTGTTTGACAAAGACATAGGTGTTCGGGAGATTCTTTTTGCTGTTTCCTGCTGGTGTGTTTTAATATTTGCTACTGAAATGGCGACCCAGAAATTTAAGCGGGTCAGAAAGCTTTTAGAAGGAGAACCGTCCATAATTATACATAAGGGGAAAATCGTATATAATCAGCTGAAAAAAAATCATTTGGATATTAATCAGCTCCAGCATTTACTAAGATCAAAGGATATTTTCTCTATTCGTGAATGTGAATATGCACTTTTAGAAACAGATGGAACAGTCAGTGCTATAAAAAAATCAGACTTTGCCACGCCAACCAGAAATGATTTATCACTGCCTTCCCAAGAGATTGGGCTTCCTATTACATTAGTGATAGATGGTGAAGCGATTTACGATAACTTAAATGCCATTTCTAAAGATCTTGACTGGCTAAAAAATGAGTTGAAACAACAAGGTATTCCCGATATTAAAAACGTACTTTATGCGGAATGGGAAAAAGAAAAAGCTTTGCACATACAAACGTATTAG
- a CDS encoding MBL fold metallo-hydrolase gives MEYKKISDHCGYYQAAVNIGYIHADGKGFLIDAGLEAAAAKKVVKHLQSNNLPLTHLFITHAHSDHFGGARYLKENFQIIVIAPDLEAAIIENPVLEPIYLFQGTYPVQELRNKFLEAPSVSVDRKIQAGTETIDGVSFQIHSFPGHSYQQIGIEFDSILFAADAYFGVEALYKHKIPFIVDYKKTLESLAALSLLRVKGSVPGHGSYEESYQETVQINIEWHQQILKLTEEFVKQQGACSFEALFAYLCRQKDVNIPHLSSFLLFRTAVGAYIAQLIESERAIFKIEDYQLIIRANM, from the coding sequence ATGGAATATAAGAAGATTAGCGATCATTGCGGTTACTATCAAGCAGCAGTTAATATCGGATATATTCATGCAGATGGCAAGGGCTTTTTAATCGATGCCGGACTGGAAGCAGCTGCTGCAAAAAAAGTGGTCAAGCATCTGCAGAGCAATAATTTGCCATTAACTCACCTTTTTATTACCCATGCTCATTCAGACCATTTTGGCGGAGCCCGGTATTTGAAGGAAAATTTTCAGATTATCGTAATTGCGCCTGATCTAGAAGCCGCCATCATAGAGAATCCAGTTTTGGAGCCGATTTACTTATTTCAAGGAACTTACCCTGTTCAGGAATTAAGAAATAAATTTTTAGAAGCACCTTCAGTTTCAGTTGACAGAAAAATTCAGGCAGGGACAGAAACGATAGATGGGGTTTCCTTTCAGATTCATTCCTTTCCGGGACATAGCTACCAGCAGATAGGAATTGAATTTGACAGTATCTTATTTGCGGCTGATGCTTATTTTGGAGTAGAGGCCCTGTATAAGCATAAAATTCCCTTTATTGTCGATTATAAAAAGACACTGGAAAGTTTAGCGGCACTCAGTCTTTTGCGCGTAAAAGGATCAGTTCCCGGACATGGATCTTATGAGGAATCGTATCAGGAGACAGTTCAAATTAATATAGAATGGCATCAGCAGATTTTAAAATTAACTGAAGAATTTGTAAAGCAACAGGGTGCGTGTTCTTTTGAAGCGCTTTTTGCCTACTTATGCAGGCAAAAAGATGTGAATATCCCCCATCTCTCTTCATTTTTACTATTTCGTACTGCTGTTGGAGCCTATATCGCCCAGCTCATAGAAAGTGAGAGAGCCATATTTAAAATAGAGGATTATCAATTAATAATTAGAGCAAACATGTAA
- a CDS encoding stage VI sporulation protein F, whose product MDSFFKNIEKKTGVSMKDILELANSLQHANFKDENTVRAVIKRVSQIANKPVSQELEDTIVQSIIKDGKSLDFNTISNMLNNKKK is encoded by the coding sequence ATGGATTCATTCTTCAAAAACATTGAGAAAAAAACCGGAGTTAGTATGAAAGATATATTAGAGCTTGCCAATTCGCTGCAGCATGCAAATTTTAAGGACGAAAATACGGTTCGTGCTGTCATTAAAAGAGTTTCCCAAATCGCCAATAAACCAGTATCGCAGGAATTGGAAGATACCATTGTTCAATCCATTATTAAAGATGGAAAATCATTAGATTTCAACACGATTTCAAATATGCTAAATAATAAAAAGAAGTAA
- a CDS encoding YjcZ family sporulation protein, producing MHWGGYYGGHCGFPGAVAGFGCGVGSTFVLIVVLFILLIIVGASFC from the coding sequence ATGCATTGGGGTGGTTACTACGGAGGTCACTGCGGTTTCCCTGGAGCGGTTGCTGGATTTGGTTGTGGTGTAGGTTCCACGTTCGTGTTGATCGTCGTGTTGTTTATCTTATTGATTATCGTCGGTGCAAGCTTCTGCTAA
- the spoVAE gene encoding stage V sporulation protein AE, which yields MLAMFFWAFVVGGAICVIGQIMLDVFKLTPGHMLSILVVAGSILSGFGIYEKLVDFAGAGATVPITNFGYTLTAGAIQEVDAHGIIGVLTGMFEVTSSGISAAIVFGFLGALLFKPKG from the coding sequence ATGCTTGCCATGTTTTTTTGGGCGTTTGTAGTAGGAGGAGCTATTTGTGTAATCGGACAAATTATGTTGGATGTATTTAAGCTGACACCAGGACATATGCTAAGTATTTTAGTTGTAGCCGGTTCAATTTTAAGCGGATTTGGGATATATGAAAAACTGGTAGACTTTGCAGGTGCGGGTGCAACCGTTCCTATCACAAACTTTGGTTATACGCTAACTGCCGGGGCAATTCAGGAAGTCGATGCCCATGGAATAATTGGTGTATTAACCGGTATGTTTGAGGTCACAAGCTCTGGTATTTCAGCAGCCATAGTATTTGGTTTTCTAGGAGCACTGTTGTTCAAGCCGAAAGGATAA